CCAAGATCGAGATCCTCGCCCTTGACGATCAGGGCCGGGAGCTCGTCCGTCGTCGCGTGCCGACGCCCAGGGACGACTATGGCGCGATCCTTGGCGCCATCGTCGGCCTGGTCGAGGGGGTCGAGGCCGAACTCGATCAAACCGGCACGGTCGGCGTCGGCATTCCCGGCGCCGTGTCGCCGACGAGCGGTCTGGTCAAGAACGCCAATTCCGTGGTGCTGATCGGCAAGCCGCTCGACAAGGATCTCGCCGCCATGCTCGGCCGCGAGGTGCGGCTGGAGAACGACGCCAATTGTTTCGCCCTGTCGGAAGCCGTCGACGGTGCCGGCCGCGACGCCCATGTCGTGTTCGGCGTCATTCTCGGCACCGGCGTCGGTGCGGGCATCTCGATCGGCCGCCAGATCCTGCGCGGCCGCCATCTGATCGCCGGCGAATGGGGGCACAATCCCTTGCCCTGGCCGTCGGTTGAAGAAGTGGTCAACGCGCCGTCCTGCTATTGCGGCCGGCGCGGCTGCATCGAGACCTGGCTGTCGGGTCCCGGGTTTGCCGCCGACTTCACCCGCGCCACCGGCCGCAGGCTTACCGCGAGCGAGATCATTGCCGAGGCCGTCCGGGAGGGCGAGCCGCATGGCCAGGCAGCCGGCCAAGCCTATTGGCGTTATGTCGACCGGCTCGGCCGGGCGCTCGCCCATATCATCAACATCCTCGACCCCGACATCATTCTGCTCGGCGGCGGCATGGGCAATGTCGACAGGCTCTATGCCGATCTCGGCCAGGCGATGCGCGCGCATGTCTTCTCCGATGCCGTGGCGACACCGGTCGCCAAGCCGCTCCATGGCGATTCCTCGGGCGTGCGCGGCGCCGCCTGGCTCTGGCCGCCGGCATCTTGAGGCGGGATCCGGCGTCGCCGGTGGCCATGTCGGCGGGGTGCGGCCATGGCACGATCCGTGCGGCGCGTGAAAATTCCTCGGCGCCGTTCTGGACATGCGTATTCGTCTCTGCTAGTCACCGCGCTCCCGCGACGGTGTCGGCCGTGGCGGGCGGATGGGTGATTAGCTCAGTTGGTAGAGCAGCTGACTCTTAATCAGCGGGTCGAAGGTTCGAATCCTTCATCACCCACCACTTAACCCTTTGATCGAATTGCTGTTCTCGAGGGTTTTCGCAAAAGGCAGACGGAATCGCCGACGACACTTGGTTAAGTCGGACGGACGGTTTTCGGCCACGACCTGCTCGTCCCGCCCATTGCCGGGCTTAAGGTTGTAGCGCGCCGCGATATTTCGGACAGTTCGACGGGACATTCTGGACACCGGCGCGCGCCGGCGTTCTGCAGTAGCGCGGGCGCTGGCGCTCGTCATGGTTTGGCCAACCTTCTCCCGCCTTTGACCTCACGACCATTCAACGAGCGATAACCATATCGTCACGTTTGGATCGCCATATAGGCTCGATCCGGAGCACCTAATGAGCAAGACGAGCTTCACGATTGCCTTTGATGGCCCAGCCCTCAAGGAAGGGCGGATGGATGTCCGGCAGCTAGCGCCCGCGCTCCTTGCGTTCGGGCGAGTGGTCGAAACTGCAAACCGAGCACTCAACGGTCCAGACAATCCCGTTAAGGTCGAAGCAGTCGCCACGAAGATCGGCTCGTTCGAGGTCCTGATTGACGTCGTGCTTCCTTACTGGGAGCAACTGCGCGGCTTGCTAATTTCGCAGGACGTCGACGGGGCCCTCAAGCTTGTGCAGGCCTTAGGGCTCGTCGGGTCGGCCGGTGGCGGCCTCATTTTTCTGCTTCGAAGACTCAAGGGGCGGCCGATCACGAGCGCCTCCCGGACAAGCGATGGCAATGTGACCATACGGTTTCCAGGTGACGACGGCGGCGAGACCAGCTTGGTAGTCCCCGCAGAAGTCCTTCGTGTCTATCAAGAGTTTGCCGTGCAGCGGGAACTCAAGGTTCTCCTGGACACCCTTGCCTCTGAGGACGTGGATACAATCACCTTCATTCCTCGCGACAAGAAGAAGGACGAGGAGGCCCCAGCTCCCGTTCAGTTGACAAAGGCTGATCGCGCAATCGTTCAACCCATCGAACCACCATCCGAAACCGTGGTCGAAACTACCCAGCGAATGGCGCTGTCGATCCGCTCGCTGGCCTTCACAGAAGGAAACAAGTGGCGGTTGTTCGATGGTCAAAACGTGATCACTGCAACAATCGACGACAAGGGATTTCTCGATCAGGTCGACCGGAGTTTGGCTCGGTTTGCGAAGGGAGACGTTTTGATCTGTCAAGTTCGGACGGTCCAGAAGCAGACGCCCGAAGGGTTGAAGACCGAGCATACCGTCCTTCAGGTCATCGAACACCGCCCCGCGCCAACTCAGATGGCGATCGCGTTCGACCCCCCATCGTCAGACGAAAAAAATGGGTGACCCCTAAACTGGGGTGTTCTCGCAGCGGCCTCACGGTGGGCCGCATTGCGTCTCCTCGATCCTTCGACAGGCGATCTCGAAATAGGTCGGGTCAACTTCGATACCGACATAGGGAATGCCGCGGGCCGCGCAGGCGACGCCCACGGTCCCGGACCCCATGAACGGATCGAGGACCGGCCCCTTCATGATCGTCATCAGCCCGTCCATCAGCTCGACAGGCTTGCCGGCGATATGGTGCTTCACTTTCGGCACCGGCTCCCGGATGACACCAGGCGCGGTGGCGCCGACCAGAGGCCTGGGGCCGTTGGTCCCCCAGACCGCGAATTCGGTCTGGTTGCGGTAGCGGCCGAGCTGGGGCCTGGAGCGTTCGGTCTTGTCCCAGGTGACGATGCCGCGCCAGACCCAGCCGGCGCATTGAAGGGCGTCAGAGGTCACCGGGACCTGACGCCAATCGCTGAACGCCGCGATCATGCCTCCTGGTGCAACGAGGTCGCGGGCGCGGCCCATCCAGAGCGTCGACCACGCGAGATAGGACCGCTGGTCGCGGGTGTCGCCCTGGAATTCGGGGTAGAGGCCGCGGTGCTCGCTCGACTGGTACTTGGCGCTGGTGGCCTGCGCCTTGTCGCGCACATTGCCGCCCGAGGAATAAGGCGGGTCCGTCAGGACATCACCGATCGAGCCCGGCGCCAGAGTGGTCAAGACTTCGAGGGCATCGCCCCGATAGAGGGTGGCCGATCCGATGGATCGGATTTCGAACCGCGACATGCGGCGTCTCCTGCTGGACGCTCTGCATGGCGTTCGGGTGCGGGCTCTGATGGCCTCAGGCTGTTGAGGGTGCCGCACCGGCGGCACTTGATGTCCACGCGGCCGGACAGCGCGCGAGGCGCCATTCTGAGCAGCAGGGCGCTGCATGAGCCGCATCTAATGTTCTCCACTTGTTCCGCTCGGCCGAATCATCCACCTCGACCTGGCCGACTTCGGCGCGCGGGGTGGCGGTAAGAGCTTCTGACGCTTCACGGGACTGGCTTGCCGGCTTTGCCCGTGGTTCGGGATGTTGACGCATCCCGGCCCCCGTTGCGGCGGAGGCTGCCGGCCAGATCAGCCGTTGCTCGGCCAGGCCGCCGCGTCGATCTGTTCGATGGTGGTGATCTCGCCAGCCGCAATGCCCTCGGCAACTGCCCGCTGGACCGAGAACGCGGATTGCACATGTTTGCCGACGACCCGGCCGATGGCGATCATCTCGGCCGATGTCAGTGTGATGAACCCGTTCAGGCCGCTGAAGTCGATGACGTCTGCGGGAAATTCCTTGGCGACCGCCACGGCGCCATTGACCATGCCCTGGCTCCCACGATCGGTCGCGATCCGCCGGCCGGCGATAGTGACGCCGCCCGTTTCGACCTGATAGCGGCGCGCGGCGGCATAGGCGTTCAGATCGGGCGTCGGTGCCGCATCGCCAACGTCGATCGGGCTGCCGTCCGGCATCGGCACGATGGTGACGTCCTCGCTATAGGCCGAGGCCGGGACCTCCTGGCTGTCGGAATGATGAGCGATGACGTGCCCGGATTTGACATAGACCTGCATCAGTACACCCCGTTGTAGCCGTTGCGATTGCCCAGCGTGTTGGCCGCCGGTGAGAGCGTGCCGAGCCCGGTGCAGCTCTGCAGGGCGGTGTTGCCGCTATCCGTGACGACGCTGTCGCCGTTGACGTTGGACGCGAACACGCCACTCAGGATCTGGACCATCGAATGGCCATTGGCGATGCCCCAGCTCCCGTTGTTGCTGATCGTCGGCGTACCGAGATTGATGGTCGAGCGCCGAACGTCGACGCCGACCCCGCCGTTCTGCCTGATGATCGATCCGGCACCGGCGTTGACCACCCCCGCATCGGCAGCGGTCAGGCCGATCCCCCCGTTGCCGCGAGAGATGATGCCATTGGCCAGCGTGCCGTCGACCAGCGAGCCGGACGTCGCCCGAACGCCGGCGCCGCCATTGCCATAGGCATACAAGTTCGCCGAGAAATCGACGGCGCCGCCGGCCGCCGAGACCAAGCCCTCGGCGCAGGCGACGACATAGATCCGGTTGGAGATCGCGACGATCGACGAGCGCACCAGAATGCCAGCGCCGCCGAAGCCAATGACCGCAACCCGGCCCATGCTGATTGAGCTATTGGCGATCTGCAGCCCTCGACCGCCCGTCGAGGATGGCGCGGTCGATCCGTCCCCGGCTATGAGCACCTGGTCGAGCAAGCCGAGCGGGCCGACCAAGGAGATGCCAGCGCCGCCGGTGAAGCGCAACTCGGTCGCAAATCGCGCGCGCAGCATGGTCAGATTGGTGAGCGCATCGGCGGCGCGGGCCGCCGGCGAACTGCCGGTCACCGCGAAATCAGCGTCGCCGGGTAGCGCCCCGGTCATGTTCGCACCAATGATACGCACACGGCCTAAATCGGGGTGAGACATTCCGATGGCGGCCGACGAGGTGAATTGGCCGGCTGCCAGTTGCAGCGTCACTTGGCCCGTGCTTGTGATCCGGCGGCGCGAGAGCCATGCAAAGGCGGTTTGCAAGTCCGCGAAATCGGCCCCGGCGCCATAGACGATCCGCGTAATGGCCGTGTTGATCGCCAGCGGATCGGCGCCGGACACCACGCGGACCGCCGCGCCGTCATAGATTATCTCCAACAACTGACCCGGCGCCCATGCGTTCGCCCCGATCGATGAGCCATCCGCCCAGACCATGGTCTTGGCGCCCAGCCATTGACGCTGATTGTTGGATCGCTCGCGGTGTTCGCCACCGCCGTGAGGAAGCGTAGATGCGCGCCAACCAGATCAGCCCACGTGGCCGGAGCTGGGTCCAGGGTGGCCGTCAGCGCATTCGGCGTGCCGGCTGCACTGAAAAAATTGCCCGCTTGCCGCTGGATGACCTGTGTAAGGCCCGCGACCCAACCGGTCGCGGTGCGCTCCAAATATCGTCCCCCTTCGAACCGGCCCTTACTGTTGTCGACAACCACGAAGCCGGCCGGAACATCGGCGGAGACCCAAAGGCTGCTGTCCCATTGGACGAGACGACCGACAAGGCCAGCCCAAGCGCCCGTCGCGCCCGCCGGAACAACATGAGTTTGCCCCAGCGCCGGATTGGCTGGTGGCGATGTTAGGCCGGCGCTCTCGACCACCGTGAAGCCGGCGCGCAGCATGCGGAAGATCGAGATGGCCGCCTCCGGCTGAACCTGCACCGTGACCTGGGCGGTCTCGGAAACCGGAAAGACGATGTCAGTGGTCAGCTCGACAGCGGCACCCTGTGCCGGGGAGCGTTTCTCGACCAAGACGTGCCGCGCTATCGCGATCATGTCGCCGGCCGCGTCGAAGACGCCGATTTCACGAATGTCGAACGGACCTGCCGCGGCCGGGATAAGGGCTGTGATCCGCCAGTGGTTCGGGTTCACCGGGTCACGGCCCTGCGAGACGATGGCATAGGCACTGCCAACTCGGCGGATGAGGTCGGTCATCCCGGGAACGGGCGTGATCGGCACGCCGTTGCCGTCGCCGACCCGAACCGTCGTCAAGTTGAGTGCCGCGCCGCCGATCGCCGCTGCGATCTTGGTCTGGCCGACCGTCGTGACGACGCCGATGAACTCGTTCATGTCAGGAGACCTTCGGTTGGATGCGCAAGCGGCTGGCCATCGCCACGCCGACAAAGACGGGCGGCCGGGCAGCGAGCGTGGTGATGGGTTCGGTCGACGGCCGGATGGCAATGCGGCTCACGGTCGCCGCGCCGATATAGAGAGGGACGTCGCAATCCGCGGACACACGGATGGTGATGTCCTGGCTGTACCGCTTGGTCGCATCGATCATGCGACCGATGGCGCGCTGCAGACGAGCAGTGATGGCACGGCCCTCAGCCTCGAACACCTCATCATCGACTGCGATCGAGATGACATGCGTTCCGATTGCCGCCTGAGGCGTCTCCTGGAACCACTGCCGCCAGCGGGTCACGCGCACACCCAGCAAGCCAAGGCCCGCAATGACGCTGTCGACGTAGCCCTTACGCGCGTGAAGCGCGAACGAGCCCTTGAGCACGCGACGGATCACGGCGTCCGTCATGCCCGGCTCCACCATGTCCTCGATCGATAGCTCGCGGACCAGGAAAGGCAGGACGCTGGCGTCGACCGTGTCTATGCGCTCGGTCAGA
This portion of the Phreatobacter stygius genome encodes:
- a CDS encoding ROK family protein, which translates into the protein MRIGIDLGGTKIEILALDDQGRELVRRRVPTPRDDYGAILGAIVGLVEGVEAELDQTGTVGVGIPGAVSPTSGLVKNANSVVLIGKPLDKDLAAMLGREVRLENDANCFALSEAVDGAGRDAHVVFGVILGTGVGAGISIGRQILRGRHLIAGEWGHNPLPWPSVEEVVNAPSCYCGRRGCIETWLSGPGFAADFTRATGRRLTASEIIAEAVREGEPHGQAAGQAYWRYVDRLGRALAHIINILDPDIILLGGGMGNVDRLYADLGQAMRAHVFSDAVATPVAKPLHGDSSGVRGAAWLWPPAS
- a CDS encoding DNA-methyltransferase, whose protein sequence is MSRFEIRSIGSATLYRGDALEVLTTLAPGSIGDVLTDPPYSSGGNVRDKAQATSAKYQSSEHRGLYPEFQGDTRDQRSYLAWSTLWMGRARDLVAPGGMIAAFSDWRQVPVTSDALQCAGWVWRGIVTWDKTERSRPQLGRYRNQTEFAVWGTNGPRPLVGATAPGVIREPVPKVKHHIAGKPVELMDGLMTIMKGPVLDPFMGSGTVGVACAARGIPYVGIEVDPTYFEIACRRIEETQCGPP
- a CDS encoding Com family DNA-binding transcriptional regulator, translating into MENIRCGSCSALLLRMAPRALSGRVDIKCRRCGTLNSLRPSEPAPERHAERPAGDAACRGSKSDPSDRPPSIGAMPSKS
- a CDS encoding DUF4376 domain-containing protein; amino-acid sequence: MQVYVKSGHVIAHHSDSQEVPASAYSEDVTIVPMPDGSPIDVGDAAPTPDLNAYAAARRYQVETGGVTIAGRRIATDRGSQGMVNGAVAVAKEFPADVIDFSGLNGFITLTSAEMIAIGRVVGKHVQSAFSVQRAVAEGIAAGEITTIEQIDAAAWPSNG
- a CDS encoding phage tail protein translates to MNEFIGVVTTVGQTKIAAAIGGAALNLTTVRVGDGNGVPITPVPGMTDLIRRVGSAYAIVSQGRDPVNPNHWRITALIPAAAGPFDIREIGVFDAAGDMIAIARHVLVEKRSPAQGAAVELTTDIVFPVSETAQVTVQVQPEAAISIFRMLRAGFTVVESAGLTSPPANPALGQTHVVPAGATGAWAGLVGRLVQWDSSLWVSADVPAGFVVVDNSKGRFEGGRYLERTATGWVAGLTQVIQRQAGNFFSAAGTPNALTATLDPAPATWADLVGAHLRFLTAVANTASDPTISVNGWAPRPWSGRMAHRSGRTHGRRVSCWR
- a CDS encoding phage tail protein I; protein product: MTGRVDRSIVPPSVSDERGRAFGEVLALALEAPDFRVLLTERIDTVDASVLPFLVRELSIEDMVEPGMTDAVIRRVLKGSFALHARKGYVDSVIAGLGLLGVRVTRWRQWFQETPQAAIGTHVISIAVDDEVFEAEGRAITARLQRAIGRMIDATKRYSQDITIRVSADCDVPLYIGAATVSRIAIRPSTEPITTLAARPPVFVGVAMASRLRIQPKVS